Proteins encoded together in one Carya illinoinensis cultivar Pawnee chromosome 3, C.illinoinensisPawnee_v1, whole genome shotgun sequence window:
- the LOC122305756 gene encoding protein WVD2-like 6, which translates to MEFCTLFSVMDSGDPIVSIAESHQSEVPNSGFDGVMEKVSSVFNSTVEFEPLDENAISVSLLEETGNFEPLSEKDVERSTFLEAFGGLTIAKDSKEGDDTKSTDKSKKVQDSGTAIKHSNPKSIMTSVKSKDEKSGSITLNKPFSVATNWRSSSDRQIAGSIRSIHSTVAKKVASAASAACHALQQPAQSYRALPALSTRETQSLREQAKHKPPAKVEEYTHSASFPTVKSAKPRRVGRLPSYGFSLRCDERAQKRKEFHLKLEEKSHAKEVEQSTLQAKSKESLEVEVKMLRRCLTFKATPMPSFYHEPAPPKVEFKKIAPTRARSPKLGRHKRSSLMTASKLSGNRSSQSVQLNLDEKVTQNPTTKESSLNSFKKPLKKSFPRSLPEKTSTLANTTEDATFRSQRTEQHKIEPEAGQRLEPCQIQTGLDAVL; encoded by the exons ATGGAATTTTGCACTCTTTTTAGTGTAATGGATAGTGGTGATCCCATTGTTAGCATTGCTGAGAGCCACCAAAGTGAGGTACCCAATTCTGGCTTTGATGGTGTTATGGAGAAGGTAAGCAGTGTTTTTAATAGCACTGTGGAATTTGAACCGCTAGATGAGAATGCCATATCTGTTTCCCTATTGGAAGAGACTGGAAATTTCGAACCATTGTCTGAGAAAGATGTAGAAAGATCAACTTTCCTCGAAGCATTCGGTGGTTTGACCATAGCAAAG GACTCTAAGGAAGGAGACGACACAAAGAGCACGGACAAATCGAAGAAAGTTCAAGACAGTGGAACAGCCATAAAGCATTCAAATCCCAAGAGTATTATGACTTCAGTGAAGAGCAAAGATGAAAAATCTGGATCAATCACCTTAAACAAACCTTTTTCAGTTGCAACAAACTGGAGGTCATCTAGTGACAGGCAGATTGCTGGAAGCATCAGAAGCATTCATTCAACTGTGGCAAAGAAAGTGGCATCTGCAGCGAGTGCTGCTTGCCATGCCCTG CAACAACCGGCACAATCTTACAGAGCATTACCAGCTTTAAGCACAAGAGAGACACAAAGTCTTAG GGAACAGGCAAAACATAAGCCACCAGCTAAAGTTGAAGAATATACTCATTCTGCTTCTTT CCCTACAGTTAAGAGTGCTAAACCTCGAAGAGTTGGTCGTCTTCCTTCCTATGGCTTCAGCTTAAGGTGTGATGAGAGAGCACAGAAACGAAAAGAG TTCCATTTGAAGCTTGAGGAAAAGAGTCATGCAAAAGAAGTGGAGCAAAGTACTCTGCAGGCGAAATCCAAG GAAAGTCTGGAAGTAGAAGTAAAGATGCTAAGGAGGTGCTTAACATTTAAGGCAACCCCTATGCCAAGCTTCTATCATGAACCGGCCCCACCTAAGGTGGAGTTCAAGAAG ATTGCACCTACGAGAGCCAGGTCTCCCAAGTTAGGCCGCCACAAGAGGTCATCATTGATGACAGCCTCCAAATTAAGCGGCAACCGCAGTTCTCAATCAGTCCAGCTAAATCTAGACGAGAAGGTTACCCAAAATCCTACTACAAAAGAATCATCCCTCAATTCTTTTAAGAAGCCACTTAAAAAATCCTTTCCAAGATCTCTTCCTGAAAAGACTTCAACATTGGCCAATACAACAGAAGATGCTACATTTCGCAGCCAACGTACAGAACAACATAAGATTGAGCCGGAAGCAGGGCAAAGATTAGAGCCTTGCCAAATTCAAACTGGACTTGATGCAGTCCTGTAA
- the LOC122305143 gene encoding equilibrative nucleotide transporter 8 produces the protein MEGVVKGPREQNKPRDTFKIAYIIHFLLGAGTLLPWNALITAVDYFAYLYPSKHVEKVFSVAYMSSSVLVLVVMLSWSDWNRRLNFRLRMNFGFCMFIISLMVAPIIDWAWCSSCSGSGAPPNGAYSVTVTSVIVCGLADGLVGGSLIGSAGKLPKEFMQAVFAGTASSGVLVSMLRILTKASLPQTPKGLRTSSHFYFIVGTIILLCCILSCNLLYKLPVMQQHHRLVQDDPLCSRPKFWSVARKILWPVFGIFIIYLVTLSIFPGFIAENLESKFFGDWYPILLITMYNIADLVGKSLTATYLLNSIRIATWASVARLMFYPLFMACLHGPKLLKTEVPVIILTFMLGLTNGYLTSVFMILAPKSVPVSEAEVSAIVMVVFLGLGLAAGSVLGWFWII, from the exons ATGGAAGGAGTAGTGAAAGGTCCCCGAGAACAAAATAAGCCTAGAGACACTTTCAAGATCGCTTACATAATCCATTTCTTGCTTGGTGCTGGCACTTTGCTTCCTTGGAATGCTTTAATCACTGCTGTCGATTACTTTGCCTATCTATATCCATCTAAGCACGTTGAAAAGGTTTTCTCCGTGGCTTATATGAGTTCTTCGGTGCTAGTTCTGGTTGTTATGTTGAGCTGGAGTGACTGGAATCGGAGGCTGAATTTCAGATTGAGAATGAACTTCGGTTTTTGCATgtttatcatttctctaatggTAGCTCCAATTATAGACTGGGCTTGGTGCAGCTCCTGCTCTGGCTCCGGCGCGCCACCAAATGGAGCCTACAGCGTGACAGTTACATCTGTCATTGTCTGCGGTTTAGCTGACGGCTTGGTTGGAGGAAGCTTGATAGGATCAGCTGGAAAACTTCCAAAAGAGTTTATGCAGGCTGTGTTTGCTGGAACTGCTTCTTCAG GTGTTCTTGTATCTATGTTGAGGATTTTAACAAAGGCATCGCTTCCACAGACTCCGAAGGGTCTTCGAACGAGTTCCCACTTCTATTTCATTGTTGGCACCATCATCCTCCTATGCTGCATACTCTCTTGCAATCTGTTGTATAAGTTACCAGTCATGCAGCAGCATCATAGACTTGTTCAAGATGATCCCTTGTGTTCAAGGCCTAAATTTTGGTCGGTTGCAAGAAAAATTCTATGGCCAGTTTTTGGAATATTCATCATTTATCTCGTGACTCTGTCCATTTTTCCAGGATTTATAGCAGAAAACCTGGAATCCAAGTTTTTTGGAGATTGGTATCCTATCCTGCTGATCACCATGTATAATATTGCAGATCTGGTGGGAAAGTCTCTGACTGCAACATATCTTCTGAACAGTATTAGAATTGCTACGTGGGCCAGCGTTGCCAGGCTTATGTTCTATCCTCTCTTCATGGCTTGCCTGCATGGACCCAAGTTGCTAAAAACTGAGGTACCGGTGATAATTCTGACGTTTATGCTTGGATTGACCAATGGATATCTTACGAGTGTCTTCATGATCCTCGCTCCAAAGTCTGTGCCGGTTTCAGAAGCAGAAGTTTCTGCAATTGTAATGGTTGTGTTCCTGGGACTTGGTTTGGCAGCTGGTTCAGTTCTGGGCTGGTTCTGGATTATTTGA